The following proteins come from a genomic window of Proteiniphilum propionicum:
- the hisIE gene encoding bifunctional phosphoribosyl-AMP cyclohydrolase/phosphoribosyl-ATP diphosphatase HisIE, producing the protein MNIDFKKNGGLAPVVIQHANTLQVLMLGYMNEEALEKTIAEGKVTFFSRSRQRLWTKGETSGNFLFVEEILQDCDDDTLLIKVIPQGPTCHTGATSCFKEETSKGFLYELEKVIEQRISDNQEGSYTARLFSRGVNKVAQKVGEEAVELVIESKDNNIDLFKNEAADLLYHFLILLKTKSLKLQDIEEILSGRHK; encoded by the coding sequence GTGAACATTGATTTTAAGAAAAACGGAGGATTGGCCCCGGTCGTCATACAGCATGCGAATACGCTACAGGTACTGATGCTGGGCTATATGAATGAAGAGGCTCTTGAGAAAACCATTGCAGAAGGTAAGGTAACTTTTTTCAGCCGCAGCAGACAGCGGTTATGGACCAAGGGAGAGACATCGGGTAACTTCCTTTTCGTGGAAGAGATACTTCAGGATTGCGACGATGACACGCTGCTTATAAAGGTTATTCCGCAAGGGCCTACCTGCCACACCGGTGCCACTTCCTGCTTTAAAGAGGAGACTTCGAAAGGTTTTCTGTATGAATTGGAGAAGGTTATTGAGCAACGCATCTCCGATAATCAGGAAGGTTCTTATACCGCCCGACTATTCAGCCGAGGAGTGAACAAAGTTGCGCAGAAGGTGGGAGAAGAGGCTGTGGAGTTGGTTATTGAGTCAAAAGACAACAATATTGACCTGTTTAAAAACGAAGCAGCAGATCTGCTCTACCATTTCCTTATTTTGCTGAAAACTAAAAGCCTGAAGCTACAGGATATTGAAGAGATATTATCAGGAAGGCATAAATAA
- the hisD gene encoding histidinol dehydrogenase, protein MKTISNPSHTKWKKLAERPMIRQQKLMNTVEKMFYDINRKGDKAVISFSRKYDYSEQDKLVLDQDTINKAADQISEQLKLAIDLARKNIEAFHLQQREKIEKVETAPGVFCWRESRPIERIGIYIPGGSAPLFSTVLMLAVPAKIAGCREIVMCTPPNQKGEIHPAILYTAQLAGVTKIFAAGGIQAIGAMTFGTESIPKVDKIFGPGNQYVMAAKRSAQYYGTAIDMPAGPSELLVIADSSCNPAFVAADLLSQAEHGPDSQVILLSDNRQVIKNVKKEIDIQLDNLPRKEIILQSLKNSKAILFKELGESVAFSNFYAPEHLILATNKAVLLSRDVINAGSVFLGNFSCESAGDYASGTNHTLPTGGNARAYSGVSLDSFVKKITFQQLNEEGIMSIGSAVEVMAEEEQLYGHKNAITLRLGAATTKYLQINNQVNPDEQL, encoded by the coding sequence ATGAAAACAATCTCAAACCCTTCACATACCAAATGGAAAAAATTGGCAGAACGCCCTATGATCAGGCAACAAAAGCTGATGAATACAGTTGAAAAAATGTTCTATGATATTAACCGAAAAGGTGATAAGGCAGTTATTTCATTCAGCAGGAAGTACGATTATTCCGAACAGGATAAGCTTGTTTTGGATCAAGATACAATAAATAAAGCTGCAGATCAGATCTCTGAACAATTGAAACTGGCAATCGACCTGGCACGAAAAAACATCGAAGCTTTTCACCTACAGCAAAGGGAAAAGATAGAGAAGGTTGAGACCGCCCCCGGAGTTTTTTGCTGGCGTGAATCGAGGCCTATCGAGCGTATCGGCATCTATATCCCCGGCGGCTCAGCCCCGCTCTTTTCAACTGTGCTAATGCTTGCCGTCCCGGCTAAGATAGCCGGATGCCGTGAGATTGTGATGTGTACGCCCCCAAATCAGAAGGGAGAAATTCATCCCGCTATACTCTACACTGCTCAACTGGCAGGCGTAACAAAAATCTTTGCTGCAGGAGGTATTCAAGCTATCGGCGCAATGACTTTCGGTACGGAAAGCATACCCAAGGTTGATAAAATATTCGGTCCCGGCAATCAATATGTGATGGCTGCAAAACGTTCTGCACAGTATTACGGCACAGCTATCGACATGCCAGCCGGGCCCAGTGAGTTACTTGTGATTGCCGACTCAAGCTGTAATCCCGCATTCGTAGCTGCCGACCTGCTCTCGCAGGCAGAACACGGCCCGGACAGCCAGGTAATATTGTTGTCTGATAACAGACAGGTTATTAAGAATGTAAAAAAAGAGATCGATATCCAGCTGGACAACCTTCCCCGCAAGGAGATTATCTTGCAATCGCTCAAAAACAGCAAAGCCATTCTTTTCAAAGAGCTAGGTGAAAGCGTTGCTTTCAGCAATTTCTATGCTCCTGAGCATCTTATACTGGCAACAAACAAAGCGGTACTACTGAGTCGTGATGTAATAAATGCCGGCTCAGTTTTCCTTGGCAACTTCAGTTGCGAGAGTGCGGGAGATTACGCAAGCGGGACCAATCACACGCTTCCTACAGGCGGAAATGCCAGAGCCTACAGCGGCGTTTCGCTGGACAGTTTCGTAAAAAAAATCACTTTCCAGCAACTCAATGAGGAAGGGATTATGAGCATTGGCAGTGCAGTTGAAGTAATGGCGGAAGAGGAACAGCTTTACGGCCACAAGAATGCCATTACACTTCGCTTAGGAGCTGCGACAACAAAATATCTACAAATTAACAATCAAGTGAATCCAGATGAACAACTTTGA
- the hisF gene encoding imidazole glycerol phosphate synthase subunit HisF, which yields MLKKRIIPCLDIKDGRTVKGVNFVGLRDAGDAVELAKRYVEEGADELVFLDITATIENRKTLTALVQRIAQEINIPFTVGGGIHSAMDAVSIIKAGADKVSINTSAVKHPELITEIAEQFGSQCVVLAIDTKLEENGEWMVYIHGGRTSANLRTVDWAKEGEKRGAGEILLTSMNNDGTRNGFAIDITHAISEAVNIPVIASGGAGTPEHFAEVFTKTKASAALGASVFHFGEITIPALKQYLKEQNIPVR from the coding sequence ATGCTAAAAAAAAGAATTATACCATGCCTTGATATAAAAGACGGACGCACAGTCAAAGGTGTTAATTTCGTTGGCCTTCGTGATGCCGGCGACGCTGTGGAGCTGGCAAAGCGATATGTGGAAGAGGGAGCTGATGAGCTTGTTTTTCTGGATATTACTGCTACGATAGAAAACCGGAAAACTCTCACCGCCCTGGTACAGCGAATAGCCCAGGAAATCAATATTCCTTTCACTGTTGGAGGTGGCATACACTCCGCCATGGATGCGGTTTCTATTATCAAAGCCGGAGCCGATAAGGTAAGTATCAACACATCGGCAGTAAAACATCCTGAGCTGATTACTGAAATTGCGGAACAATTTGGTAGTCAGTGTGTAGTGCTTGCCATCGACACAAAATTAGAGGAGAATGGAGAGTGGATGGTATATATACATGGCGGGCGCACCTCCGCTAATCTCCGTACTGTCGACTGGGCAAAAGAGGGGGAAAAAAGGGGCGCGGGAGAGATACTGCTCACTTCGATGAATAATGACGGCACCCGAAATGGTTTTGCCATCGATATAACTCACGCTATAAGTGAAGCGGTAAATATTCCCGTAATAGCCTCCGGTGGGGCAGGAACGCCGGAACATTTCGCTGAGGTATTCACAAAGACAAAAGCCAGTGCTGCCTTAGGTGCCTCTGTCTTCCATTTTGGAGAGATCACTATTCCGGCATTAAAACAATATTTAAAAGAACAAAATATACCCGTACGATAA
- a CDS encoding transporter substrate-binding domain-containing protein, whose product MILLILISRPSKVPLGFRDYPEIISSGMINVVTDYNTIGYYVSSDSAEGFQLELMKALEKEWGIKVNLFLENSLDENLEGLLSLRYDLVARNIPVNVHLRDTFAFTDPITLNKQVLVQRKAAFNNNIEPIRQHLNLAKKIVYVAKDSPVILRLNNLAHEIGDTIIIKEDQTYEVEQLVMMVASGDIDFTVCDEKVATLLAKALPEIDIDTDISFTQLESWAVRRDSPVLLDSLNSWLDRFKTTKEYNQIFDKYYLNNTSVIF is encoded by the coding sequence GTGATATTACTGATCTTGATAAGTCGCCCTTCTAAAGTGCCTTTAGGATTTCGAGATTATCCGGAGATTATATCATCTGGCATGATTAATGTGGTTACCGACTATAACACCATTGGATATTATGTTTCAAGCGATTCTGCTGAAGGTTTTCAGTTGGAGCTGATGAAGGCGCTTGAGAAGGAGTGGGGGATAAAAGTTAATCTTTTTCTCGAGAACAGCCTTGATGAGAATCTGGAGGGATTATTGTCATTGCGGTACGACTTGGTAGCAAGGAATATTCCAGTAAACGTGCATTTGAGAGATACATTTGCCTTTACAGATCCCATAACCCTCAATAAACAGGTACTGGTACAGCGTAAGGCCGCGTTTAACAATAATATAGAGCCAATCCGGCAGCACCTGAATCTTGCAAAAAAAATTGTTTATGTAGCAAAAGATTCGCCTGTTATTCTCAGGTTGAATAATCTTGCACATGAAATAGGTGACACTATTATTATTAAAGAGGATCAGACCTACGAGGTTGAACAGCTTGTAATGATGGTGGCATCAGGAGATATAGATTTTACAGTATGTGACGAAAAGGTGGCCACTCTACTTGCCAAAGCTCTTCCCGAGATAGATATTGATACTGATATAAGTTTTACACAACTGGAGTCGTGGGCAGTACGCAGAGATTCGCCGGTATTGCTTGACAGCCTGAATAGCTGGCTTGACCGATTTAAGACAACGAAAGAATATAATCAGATTTTCGATAAGTATTATCTTAACAATACTTCGGTAATTTTTTAA
- the hisG gene encoding ATP phosphoribosyltransferase produces MEKINIAIQKSGRLSEKSLNLLTECGIKVSNGDRKLKTEARNFPMEILFLRDDDIPQYVEQGVADIGILGENEVWEKEKDVRVVEKLGFGNCRLSLAIPKDEEYTGLDYFNGKRIATSYPKILRNYFTVKGIKVQIEELGGSVEIATGIGLADAIFDIVSTGSTLIMNGLKEAEPIIKSEAVLISNKNLSPTKSELLDKLLFRIKAYKNGQGKKYVLLNAPNGIIPKIVKLLPGMRSPSILPLADKGWSSVHSVIKDDDFWAIIDELKLLGAEGILVVPIEKMIL; encoded by the coding sequence ATGGAAAAAATAAATATCGCTATCCAGAAAAGCGGCAGGCTGAGTGAAAAATCGCTCAATCTGCTTACAGAGTGCGGGATAAAAGTATCTAACGGCGACCGCAAATTAAAAACTGAAGCACGGAATTTTCCTATGGAGATTCTCTTCCTTCGTGATGATGATATTCCGCAATATGTGGAACAGGGCGTGGCAGATATTGGCATTCTGGGTGAAAACGAAGTGTGGGAGAAAGAAAAAGACGTAAGGGTTGTTGAAAAATTAGGTTTCGGAAACTGCCGCTTGTCACTTGCTATTCCAAAAGATGAGGAGTACACGGGACTGGATTATTTCAACGGCAAGCGTATTGCCACGAGCTACCCTAAAATATTGAGAAACTATTTTACGGTAAAAGGCATTAAGGTACAAATAGAGGAGCTGGGCGGGAGCGTTGAGATTGCCACCGGCATTGGGCTGGCAGACGCAATTTTTGATATAGTGAGCACCGGAAGCACACTCATCATGAATGGATTGAAAGAGGCTGAACCAATCATTAAAAGCGAAGCTGTGCTAATCAGCAACAAAAACCTCTCGCCTACTAAATCCGAACTGCTTGATAAATTGTTATTCCGTATAAAAGCCTATAAGAACGGGCAAGGAAAAAAATACGTTTTGCTGAACGCACCCAACGGGATAATTCCCAAAATTGTGAAGTTGTTGCCCGGAATGCGCTCACCCAGTATTCTCCCGTTAGCCGACAAAGGCTGGAGTAGCGTTCACTCGGTGATAAAAGATGATGATTTCTGGGCAATTATCGATGAACTGAAGCTACTTGGAGCCGAAGGTATTTTAGTTGTACCTATAGAAAAAATGATTCTTTAG
- the rpmA gene encoding 50S ribosomal protein L27, with amino-acid sequence MAHKKGVGSSKNGRESESKRLGVKIFGGETVKAGNILVRQRGTAHHPGENVGMGKDHTLFALTDGIVIFRKKRNNRSFVSVQPQAQAEA; translated from the coding sequence ATGGCACATAAAAAAGGTGTAGGTAGTTCGAAGAACGGCCGTGAATCGGAAAGTAAACGATTGGGCGTTAAGATATTCGGTGGTGAAACGGTGAAAGCCGGAAACATCCTCGTGCGTCAACGTGGAACAGCGCATCACCCTGGAGAAAATGTTGGTATGGGAAAAGACCATACCCTGTTTGCACTGACCGATGGCATTGTGATATTTCGCAAGAAAAGGAATAATCGCTCATTCGTATCAGTTCAGCCACAGGCACAGGCAGAAGCGTAA
- the hisA gene encoding 1-(5-phosphoribosyl)-5-[(5-phosphoribosylamino)methylideneamino]imidazole-4-carboxamide isomerase, with product MRIIPAIDIIDGKCVRLTRGDYNTQKTYHENPLDIAKNFEANGIRYLHLVDLDGAKSKHIVNHCVLYEIASGTSLKIDFGGGIKSDDDVRIAFENGAEQITGGSIAVQQPELFSRWLSHYGPDKIILGADSHHRKIATHGWQRQSDTDVVDFISEYEKRGICYTICTDISKDGMLEGPSVELYEEILDKTRVHLIASGGITTMDDILLLQQIGCEGAIIGKAIYEGRITMKDLSGFFLNNPLKEQFKKKTVLIGI from the coding sequence ATGAGAATTATTCCGGCAATAGACATTATCGACGGAAAATGTGTGCGTCTTACCAGGGGCGACTACAACACACAAAAAACGTATCATGAAAATCCTCTTGATATAGCCAAAAATTTCGAGGCTAACGGCATACGGTACCTGCACCTGGTGGACCTGGATGGAGCAAAATCCAAACATATTGTCAACCACTGCGTATTATATGAAATAGCATCCGGCACATCGCTGAAGATTGATTTCGGTGGTGGGATCAAGTCGGATGATGATGTGCGGATTGCTTTTGAGAACGGAGCTGAACAGATTACAGGAGGGAGTATTGCAGTGCAGCAACCGGAACTGTTTTCACGGTGGCTATCGCACTACGGGCCTGATAAGATCATCCTGGGGGCAGACAGCCATCATCGCAAGATAGCTACTCACGGATGGCAGCGGCAATCGGATACAGATGTAGTAGATTTTATCTCGGAATACGAAAAAAGAGGTATTTGTTACACCATCTGTACAGATATATCGAAAGACGGAATGCTGGAAGGCCCTTCTGTTGAGCTGTATGAAGAGATACTTGACAAAACTCGCGTTCACCTTATTGCCAGTGGCGGAATCACCACAATGGATGATATTCTTTTGCTACAGCAAATTGGATGTGAAGGAGCTATCATCGGTAAAGCTATATATGAAGGACGAATAACGATGAAAGATTTATCCGGCTTTTTTCTGAACAATCCTTTGAAGGAACAATTCAAGAAAAAAACTGTTCTGATCGGGATCTGA
- the hisH gene encoding imidazole glycerol phosphate synthase subunit HisH yields MIAIIKYNAGNITSVYNAVKRLGYTCIVTDNIDEILQAGKVIFPGVGEARSAMLYLKKRCLDTTLKSLKQPTLGICLGLQLMCNYSEEGDTECFGIFDAVVKKFPSGEIVPHMGWNSLSLTKVNDPLFDGFGTGETVYFVHSYYAGICPQTIAKCNYILPFSAAMHKDNFYATQFHPEKSGSVGERILKNFLKL; encoded by the coding sequence ATGATTGCTATCATAAAATACAATGCTGGAAATATTACGTCGGTCTACAATGCAGTAAAGCGACTGGGCTACACATGCATAGTGACGGACAATATTGATGAAATCCTGCAGGCGGGGAAAGTTATATTCCCCGGAGTGGGAGAAGCCCGGTCTGCCATGTTGTATCTGAAAAAGAGATGTCTGGATACAACCCTGAAATCGCTGAAACAGCCAACACTGGGTATATGCCTGGGCCTACAACTCATGTGTAATTATTCCGAAGAAGGTGATACGGAGTGTTTCGGCATTTTTGATGCTGTAGTAAAAAAGTTTCCTTCAGGGGAGATCGTTCCTCACATGGGCTGGAACAGCTTAAGCTTGACTAAGGTAAATGACCCCCTTTTCGATGGATTCGGCACCGGTGAGACAGTCTATTTTGTGCACAGTTATTACGCCGGTATATGCCCTCAGACAATTGCAAAGTGCAATTATATTTTGCCGTTCAGTGCAGCCATGCATAAAGATAATTTTTATGCCACACAGTTTCACCCCGAAAAATCGGGCAGTGTGGGAGAAAGAATATTAAAAAATTTTTTAAAACTATAG
- the hisB gene encoding bifunctional histidinol-phosphatase/imidazoleglycerol-phosphate dehydratase HisB, with protein MKKVLFIDRDGTLIIEPEDEQIDSLEKLEFYPRVFQSLSSIADELEYELVMVTNQDGLGSASFPEETFWPAQNKIIKAFENEGINFSEILIDRSFPNDNQPTRKPGIGMLTHYLKGGYDLENSFVIGDRVTDVQLAENIGCKSIFLSDIPHPGALLCTTDWREIYNFLKAKPRTGRVYRKTSETEILAELNLDGNGKSNITTGLGFFDHMLNQIARHGNIDLIIQSKGDLHVDEHHTIEDVGIALGEAILQAIGSKKGISRYGFLLPMDDSLAQVAIDFGGRPWLVWNVEFKREFIGDMPTEMFMHFFKSFSDNAKCNLNIKAEGDNEHHKIEAIFKAFARSVKMAVRRGETSGIPSTKGTL; from the coding sequence ATGAAGAAAGTATTATTCATAGATCGTGACGGAACACTAATTATAGAGCCGGAAGACGAACAGATTGACAGTCTGGAAAAGTTGGAGTTTTACCCGCGAGTATTTCAATCGCTCTCAAGCATCGCCGATGAACTGGAATATGAACTGGTAATGGTCACCAATCAGGATGGTTTGGGCAGTGCTTCATTTCCCGAGGAGACTTTCTGGCCGGCTCAGAATAAGATTATCAAGGCCTTTGAAAACGAAGGAATTAATTTCAGTGAAATATTAATCGATCGTTCCTTCCCCAACGACAACCAACCAACCAGAAAACCGGGCATTGGCATGCTCACACACTACCTGAAAGGGGGATATGACCTGGAAAATTCATTTGTCATAGGGGACAGAGTGACGGATGTACAATTAGCTGAGAACATAGGATGTAAGTCTATCTTTTTAAGTGATATTCCACATCCTGGCGCACTCCTTTGCACAACCGACTGGCGAGAGATTTATAATTTTCTGAAAGCAAAGCCCCGTACCGGAAGGGTATACAGAAAAACATCAGAAACAGAGATTCTCGCAGAGTTGAATCTCGACGGGAATGGGAAAAGCAATATTACTACAGGATTAGGATTCTTCGATCATATGCTCAATCAGATTGCCCGCCACGGGAACATCGATCTTATAATTCAATCGAAAGGAGACCTGCATGTTGATGAACACCACACCATAGAGGATGTGGGTATCGCGCTGGGAGAAGCTATCTTGCAGGCAATTGGCAGTAAAAAGGGGATTTCCCGTTATGGCTTCTTGTTACCTATGGACGACAGCCTGGCTCAGGTGGCAATAGACTTTGGAGGCCGCCCCTGGCTGGTGTGGAATGTGGAATTTAAGCGTGAATTCATAGGCGATATGCCCACGGAGATGTTTATGCATTTTTTCAAGTCGTTCAGTGACAATGCGAAGTGCAACCTCAACATCAAAGCTGAAGGCGACAATGAGCACCACAAAATAGAAGCCATCTTTAAAGCCTTTGCCAGATCAGTAAAGATGGCGGTGAGACGGGGTGAAACTTCCGGTATTCCCAGTACAAAAGGAACTCTTTGA
- the hisC gene encoding histidinol-phosphate transaminase has translation MNNFDLNTLVRPNIRALKPYSSARDEFSGDKGIFLDANENPFGKMNRYPDPHQRMLKKKLSERKKVAEENIFIGNGSDEVIDLVYRIFCEPSRDSVILCPPTYGMYEVSANINNVNVISVPLTGDFELNIDEILQQSAKCIFLCSPNNPSGNRLKDVERVLNEFQGIVVVDEAYIDFCIGSTFLSKLSSYPNLIVMQTFSKAWALAGARIGVAYAGAEIVRLMDKTKPPYNVSALNQEEALKALSKPQKFEYRLAIILEQRFFLKKELTKLPIVRRIYPSDANFLLVEVTDADKIYNYLVTKKVIVRNRNAVVRNSIRITVGKPEENRKLLEELKNYSEI, from the coding sequence ATGAACAACTTTGATTTAAATACTCTGGTACGCCCCAATATCCGTGCGCTTAAGCCCTACTCAAGTGCGAGAGACGAGTTCTCAGGCGACAAAGGTATTTTTTTAGATGCCAATGAAAACCCTTTCGGTAAAATGAACAGGTATCCCGATCCACATCAACGTATGTTGAAAAAAAAATTGTCGGAAAGAAAGAAGGTAGCGGAAGAGAATATTTTTATCGGAAACGGTAGTGATGAAGTGATCGACCTGGTTTATCGGATATTCTGCGAACCGTCAAGAGACAGCGTAATCCTGTGCCCTCCGACATATGGAATGTATGAGGTGTCTGCAAATATCAACAATGTGAACGTGATTAGCGTGCCGCTTACCGGTGACTTTGAATTGAATATTGATGAAATTCTGCAACAATCTGCAAAATGCATTTTCCTATGCTCTCCCAACAATCCCTCTGGAAACCGGTTAAAAGATGTGGAAAGAGTGTTAAATGAGTTTCAGGGGATTGTTGTTGTAGATGAAGCATATATAGATTTTTGCATAGGCAGCACTTTTCTATCAAAGCTTTCGTCCTACCCCAATCTCATTGTTATGCAGACCTTCAGCAAAGCATGGGCGCTTGCCGGTGCACGTATTGGAGTAGCCTATGCCGGTGCAGAGATTGTAAGGCTGATGGATAAGACAAAGCCTCCCTACAACGTGAGTGCTCTTAATCAGGAAGAGGCTCTAAAAGCACTTTCTAAACCGCAGAAGTTTGAATACCGGCTGGCCATAATACTGGAACAGAGATTCTTTCTTAAAAAAGAATTGACAAAATTACCCATTGTACGTAGGATATATCCTTCAGATGCAAATTTCCTGCTGGTGGAGGTGACTGATGCCGATAAAATTTACAATTATCTGGTTACAAAAAAGGTGATAGTCCGGAACCGCAATGCTGTTGTCCGCAACTCTATCCGTATAACAGTGGGAAAGCCCGAAGAAAACCGGAAATTGTTGGAAGAATTAAAAAATTATAGTGAAATATGA
- a CDS encoding putative porin — protein sequence MKVKLFISLLACIIYTMAAYPQARIILPDSSQITTNPDSLDLLPRKVESDKQPAQSSHLDHLLNDHGAMADSLQRIARMTVWTVEARTGNRLLAIPDTLLHNYQQTTLPDGESVAMGFLAPIGSPSISKIFFDRPETGHFIFNNAYHNYLKDPEKLLFVNTRVPYSRLNYNRAGSKQNREETFDARLTSNFGKSLNVGMDLNLINAKGFYNSQAVKHNNFTLFGNYLSDRIEIHAFMNQGSLSNFENGGITNEMFITDPDAIQQSFTPREIPVKFTNTWNSLRNNRYFLSGRYNLGYREIATDSLHKGPGQFVPVASIGFSSHYTQQHRRFLSYDTTYVNVDGVQMQHIDRFYENRFYEGAVDDSIHYSSFKNSVSLSLREGFKDWVKFGLAAFLEYDLRNYSTRDSEGAEWKNHRESAVTIGGVLNKQQGENLLFNIRADLGVLGENLGEFRALADVETGFFIANRRTTLYAEAYIKNLKPKYLQNNYYSKYFSWNHDFGDIRRVYAGGKLHIPFTNTTLSVGVENLQNFIYYGQDKNIAQESNNIQVLSARVDQNLSLGIFNWDNQAVYQTSSNQDVIPVPMISLYSNMYLKAKIVNELTLQLGIDTHYHTKYFVPGYEPALLQFYNQKEKEIGNYPIATIYANMHLKQTRFFLMFYNVASQVLKPREYFSLPGYPVNPFVFKMGLSVNLHN from the coding sequence ATGAAAGTAAAGCTGTTCATATCTCTTCTGGCATGTATCATATACACTATGGCTGCATACCCGCAGGCACGTATCATATTGCCCGATTCATCGCAGATCACAACGAATCCCGATTCGCTGGATCTGCTTCCAAGGAAGGTAGAGTCAGATAAGCAGCCAGCCCAATCATCTCATCTCGACCATCTGTTAAACGATCATGGTGCGATGGCCGACTCGTTGCAACGTATTGCACGTATGACTGTCTGGACAGTAGAAGCACGAACGGGTAACCGTTTGCTCGCAATTCCCGACACCTTGCTCCATAATTACCAGCAAACAACGTTGCCGGATGGAGAATCGGTAGCTATGGGCTTCCTTGCTCCGATTGGCTCACCCTCGATTTCCAAAATATTTTTCGACCGCCCCGAAACCGGGCATTTTATATTTAACAATGCTTACCACAACTATTTGAAAGATCCCGAAAAACTGCTATTTGTTAATACGCGCGTGCCCTATTCAAGGCTGAACTATAATCGCGCAGGTTCAAAACAAAACAGGGAAGAGACTTTTGATGCAAGGCTTACATCTAATTTCGGGAAGAGCCTGAATGTTGGTATGGACTTGAATCTGATCAACGCCAAAGGGTTTTACAATTCTCAGGCTGTAAAGCACAACAATTTCACCCTTTTTGGCAACTATCTGTCCGACAGGATTGAAATACATGCTTTTATGAATCAGGGATCATTGTCGAATTTTGAAAATGGAGGAATAACCAACGAGATGTTTATTACCGATCCCGATGCCATACAGCAAAGTTTTACTCCGAGAGAAATCCCGGTGAAATTTACCAATACCTGGAATTCTTTGCGCAACAACCGCTACTTTTTATCAGGAAGATATAATTTGGGATACAGGGAGATTGCAACCGACTCGCTCCACAAAGGGCCTGGACAGTTTGTACCTGTAGCAAGCATTGGTTTCTCATCACATTATACTCAGCAGCATCGCCGTTTTTTGTCGTATGATACCACCTATGTTAATGTTGATGGAGTTCAGATGCAGCACATTGACCGGTTTTATGAAAACCGTTTTTACGAGGGGGCAGTGGATGACAGTATCCACTATTCATCGTTTAAAAACAGTGTTTCTCTGAGCCTGAGGGAAGGGTTCAAAGATTGGGTGAAGTTTGGCCTTGCCGCTTTTCTCGAGTACGATTTGCGCAACTATTCAACAAGAGACAGTGAAGGCGCGGAGTGGAAGAATCATCGCGAAAGCGCAGTCACTATAGGAGGTGTACTCAATAAGCAACAGGGTGAAAACCTGCTGTTCAATATTCGTGCCGACCTGGGTGTCCTGGGGGAAAATCTGGGAGAATTCAGAGCGCTGGCTGACGTGGAGACCGGTTTCTTCATCGCCAACAGACGTACTACATTGTATGCTGAAGCATACATTAAAAATCTGAAGCCAAAGTACCTTCAGAATAACTACTACTCAAAATATTTCAGCTGGAATCACGATTTTGGAGATATACGAAGAGTTTATGCGGGCGGAAAACTACATATACCTTTTACGAACACCACTCTAAGCGTAGGTGTTGAAAATCTGCAGAACTTTATTTATTACGGTCAGGATAAGAACATAGCGCAGGAGAGCAACAATATACAGGTTCTATCGGCACGAGTGGACCAGAATCTGAGTCTTGGTATATTCAACTGGGATAATCAGGCTGTATATCAAACCTCTAGCAATCAAGATGTGATACCTGTTCCCATGATCAGCCTATATTCCAATATGTATCTGAAGGCAAAAATTGTAAACGAGCTTACTCTTCAGTTGGGAATAGATACACATTATCATACCAAATATTTTGTTCCCGGTTATGAGCCTGCCTTGTTGCAGTTTTATAACCAGAAGGAGAAAGAGATTGGAAATTATCCCATTGCTACCATCTATGCCAACATGCATCTTAAGCAGACACGCTTCTTTTTAATGTTCTACAATGTTGCATCGCAAGTTTTGAAGCCGCGTGAGTATTTTTCACTCCCTGGCTATCCGGTTAATCCCTTTGTTTTCAAAATGGGATTATCAGTTAATCTTCACAACTAA